GCTGGAGAGCTACATCCTGGGTCAGGGGGCGGTGGCTGGAGGCCTAGACTCCTGGGTCCTGGGAGGCTGTGGGGGCCCTCGAATGGGTCCAGAGAATGCAAGGGGCCCATATTCTTGGATCCAGGTGCCTTGCTGCCTGGTGGGTCCTATGTTCAGCTGGGAAGGGGTGGGGCTGAGTCACCTAGGTCGAGAGGGTCGTCTGAGGGGGCTGGACTTCTGGGACCAGGGGCTCTGGAAAAGCCAGCTCCTATGCTGGGGACGGGAGGGGGCTGGGGCGACAGATGATGGGGGagctggggcctgggctcctgggttCGTGAATGCCGATTGCCATTAGGCGCGCCTGGGGGCCGGCCACCTGGCTGGGAAGATTGCTTTTTCTGCCCTGGACATGTCCGCGCCGGGCTCCAGAGGCCCGGTCCCGccccttcccccatcccccaggACCCGGCCGGGTCTCACCTCGGCCGCGCCGGGGCTCCCACCGGCCAGGCTCCCGACGGCGAGCTGCGCGCGCAGAAGCAGCAGCGATAGTGGCAGCAacagcggcagcggcggcgggcCCCGGCGGCGGCTCAGACCGCGCGTGGCGGGGCTGGCGGGCCCCATGTCCCGGCCCTCGCGCCCTCACGTCCCTGCGCTCCCGCCCGGCCCGCCCGGCCCCAGCGGTGACAGGAGCTcccagcgccgccgccgccgccgcctcctcccgCCGCCCCCGGGCTGCGCCGGCGCCGCCAGCCCCGCCCCGCGCCGGCTCCGCCTTCCTGGCCAGGACAATAGAGTGGCAGCTCTGCGCAGAGTGGAGCGCTCTGGAACCCCGGGTGGGAGTCCGCGCCAGGTCCCCGCCCCCTTAAGATGCCAGGCGTCCCAGCCCAAGCAAGGGCCTAGCGAGGAGTCTGGGTCATGGGCACCGCCTTGTGGATTTTGAGTCCTCCCTCAGGACCCTCACCCCCTAGCTTTCTCCTCCCTTGGACCCAGACACTCACAAATCAGCTTCCTCCTCTTCCAGGCACGCCAGCATTGGAGAcgattccccctcctcccccccccccccgacccccgcAATTCCTCTCTTGAGGTCCCAGCAATACAGGCCTCCCAATTTTCCCCAGTCAAGAGCACAGAAGTTGAGACCCAGTCCCCTTCTCCCTCAGATCCAGGAGTCTGGGCCCCAGGCATCTTCTCTCCCAGGACCGGAGACAAAGCCCCCAGCCCTTTCTCCCTaagacccaggagtccagcccTTCTGCTCTGCTTCCCAAAGGTCCCAGGTGTCTGGACCTTTAATTCCTAGCTCTAGGACCCATGAGCCGAAGCCCCCAGGTCCTTTCTTTAAGGATGACCTGAGTCAGGTACCCGGCACCTCAGGAAAGGGTCTGGATCCCTATCCTTGCTCTAAGGACCAGGGCATTGCTATTTTCCCACCCCCTGGcctcttcctccctgcctcccctcagGGTTCACTGCCTAGTCTCCTCAAATGATGGTACTGAATTCTGTCTTCCCCAAGCCAAGTAGGGCAGCTCTGTCATGTGTGTGCATCTCTTTGTGTAGACATGTAATAAAAGAGCCTGGAGCACTAAATGAGTAGCGAGGAGCTGGGGTGGTTCATGATTTTGCTCTGACAGCCACTTCATAGCCTAGAGTGGAGGAAGGGCCTTGGGGCAGGTTTGCCGGACTGCTTCCTTGATGGAGGGTAATAACTGCCAGGAGAATCCTGCAGACACATTCACTTCTCGACTTTTTTTATTAAACATAAATATTCTCACCCCCAGATTCCCCTTCCCCGCCTCCAGTGACAGTTCTCACCCTATCCTCACTCCTTTCTTCCAGGTCCAATTCTTCAACGGCCTTTAAGGAAGGtggaagaagtcaagatggtggccatCTTGGGGTCCCAGGGAGTGGAGAGCCATCTTGGCTGCACTTCCATTGGCCAAGCAAAGTGCccctcagcacagggcctggcccggcTTCCATCTTAATCTGCCCTATGTTACCTTTCTTCTCAATGAAGGTGGTTATCTTGAGATACCTACTTTCAGTATCTGGAAACAACTTCCATCCCTGCCCCTAACTCCCATCACCCCCTGTCTCCATCCCTCTGCAAACGGCCCATTTGCCATCTCGAATCTCTTTTCCACAGGGAAGAGGTGGGCATAGTGGCCATCTTGCTCCCACTTGAGGTGTTCCCTTTGGCTGAGCTGACTACATCAATGACCCAGACAGTTGGAACAGTCTTTCCCTCCTCTCAGTGTTCAATTTCAGAGGAGTAAGGTCACCAGATTGTTCTGGTTCTTAGAAATTGGGACAATCCATTATGGCAAGTTGAAGATCTCAGGACTCTTCAATTGGAGAGATGTCACACATGAGTCTGCAGACGTGGGTGGCTGGGTGTGGGGAAGGCAGTATACGGGAAGGGGGGAGTCCCGGGGGCCAGATCTGGGGGTCCAAAGGATGTGGGTTTGATGTAGCTGGTAAAAGCTCGTGGATGGGGTGTGGTGAGATAACCTGCCCGGGCTCTATACAGTCTGCAGGGAGGGACCATGCCCAGGTGTGGGTTGAGGTCATAGAAGGTAGGGGTCCCCGGAGGTCCAAGGGGAGAGGGTGGCGGCAGGAAGAGGCCTCCTCCAGGGGCTTCACCAAGACTCAGGCTCACACTGACTCCTCGGACCTTGTAGTAACCATTGGTTGGGTCCTGAGGGGACAAATGGGGCTTGGTATGTGAGGGTATAGGGGGTGAGGGTCACTGATGGAGACACTCTGAAATAGAGCCAGACctagagagaaacaaaaagacagaAGCAGGAGCAGGCGGAGatccagagacagagagacagacaaatagactAGTAGAAAGACaaagtgagacagaaaaataGTGAcgagagacaaagggacagaagaAGATGGGCAGAGGAAGGCAGAGACAGAGGGACATAGGCCTGCTGAGGGGTGGCGGTGTGGAAGGAGATGCAGGGGGAacaagagagagactgagaccaAGACATTCATTCATGCATCTGCCCTGTGGTCAGGCCCTGCGCTGCTGCTGGGGACGTCTACCACTACCTCAAGATAGAGGCTAAGGCTGGGACAACTATGTGGGCAACAGTCAGCAGATATGCAAACTGAGGCCGTGGAGGCGAGTGAGATGGtccaggaggcaggaggaagggggtggagggagcgaGGTCCCAGTTCTGGGACATAAGCGGGGAGACAGTTGGAGGCACAGTGAAGggagcccctcccctcccaacgcTCACCTTGGTCCCCAGAGACCCCTCCTCATCCAGAACCAGGTCACTGTGGTCCGTGTGCACGATGGGGCCCTGGGGAGGGTTCTTCATGAGAAGGAGTGGTCAGAGGACCCTCCTGCCCCAGTGCCAGACCCAAGGACCCTCAACTGGACGGGAGGCCAGGCAGGAGGCACCAAGAGCACCTGGAAGCTGGGATTTGGATTGAGGACAACAAAGGGCCCTGGGGGCATAGAGGGTCTAGGGAATAATTGGGTTGGGGCATATTTGGATTTGGGGGACATTTGGGTCACTGCTGGGACTAGCATCCTATTTGAGTTTGGGGGCCCGGTTGGGACTGGGTTACTATTTGGGTCTAGAGGCACAGTCATGTCTGTCCCTGGCATCCTACCCGGTCCTCGCTGCTGCCTGTCTCCTTGGCGCCCCTTGAACTGGAGCCATCGCTGCCGCCTGGGATTCGCACCAAGTTCTTTTGCTTGGAgaaagaggctgaggccagagacagGCGAGTGGCAGAGGTAAGCGACGGGGCAGGGTTACAGTTTGGGTTGGGAAGCTGGGAAGGGCAAGGAGTGTGACCTGAGGAGACGGAGCTAGGGCTTGAGGGAGGAACCAGGGCCTGAAGGTGAGCCAAGCCCCTGGAGGGCTAGAGAGGTGGCACTGGGGCCAGGTCCCAAGGCCCAGTCAGACAGTGGACAGTGAATATGTgtcaggggaggggctggggtggagCTCGGGCACTGACCCTTGCTGTagtgccagcagcagagggccACCCCAGTGATGACCATAAGGAGCGTCATGGCTGCAGCGGCCACTCCAGCGATGATCTGCACAGTGGGCAGCAAGTctacagggagaagagaggacaTGCTGAGGAGGCTAAGCAGAAGACTACAGAGGAACTGGGGAACAGGGGCTCAGGGCTTGGGTTGGGGTTCTCTGGGTTCAAAAGGTCACCAACTTTGGGGATTCCCAAGGTTTGTAGTCCCCTACATTTAAAGTCCCTGGATTTAAGGGCTCATGAATTTGGGGTTCCAAAAGTTTAAACTCCCTGGCTTTTGGGAACCTTTGagtttaagggtttttttttactttgcaaTTCCCTCTTTTTGGAAGTTCCGGTCTTTGGGTGCCTAAGTGTGAGGGGTCTCTCAGTTCAGGATTCCATATTTGAGAGAATTTACTGTTTTGGGGGGTCTCAGGATTCAGGGGACTTCAACTTTTGAGGCTCCCAAAGTTTGGGGAGTCTCTGCATTTGGGACTCGTGGGTTTGGGGATTGCAGAGCTTTTGGGGTTTGAGATCCTCAGCTTTGGGGTCCTCAGGCCCAGGGTCTCACCTCGACGGCCCAGGCTGACCCGGGTGCCTCCCTCGCCCAACCGGTTGCGGGCACTGCAGTTGAAGCCTCGGCTGAAGTCAGACTCCTGGGTTCCCGAAATGTGTAGCACAGAGATCAGACCTGGACCCTGTCCCCCGCTGCCTTCTGGAGCTGGGAACGTCTCCACCAGGAACCGACCCTGCGACCCCGCCGCCAGGAAGCCCTCATCCCAAGACCAGACCTGGGGGCACAAAAGAGGGAGGTCACGGAGGAGAGTAGGGAGCACGGGCAGGGTGTCGGGAAGGTCAGAGGTAGTCACAGTAATTTTAGGGGTCCGGCTGGGAGGTCAGGGATCACGGCTGGCTGGGTCATGGGAGCAGGGACATTTCCTTACCACGGCATCTGGGGCGGGGGAGGCGAAGACTAGACACTGAAGGCGGGCGGGGCCCCTCAGGAAAGCGGGCGCAGAGTGCAGGGCGGTCACTATCGGGGGAGCTGGGTTGGAGATTGTGGACCAATCAGAGGAGAGGCCCCGCCCCCCATAGCCCGTTCCCAATGAGGCGGGGCCAGGCCTGGGCGCTTTCCACCAATCACACCCAACTAGGCCACGCTCCTCAACAAACTCAGAACCCCTCGGACGCTCTTTCTCTAGGGCCCGCCCCTATCCCCAGGCCCCGCCCTCTATAAAACTCCCCCTCCCAAGGCCACGCCCGCCGCTTTAGGCCGCGCCCCCTCTGCCCTTGCCCTATCCCAGTAcctgccccttcctccaggaagcatcGCTTTCTCACCGTTCACAGTCAGCCTAGCCTCCGCAGCGCCTCCCCCCAGGCCAGAGAGCCCCGGCTCAGCCCTGCACACGTAGTCGCCCGCATCCTCGGGCCCCACCGACGGAAGACGCAGAGTGGGCCCGAAGCCCAGCACCTGGGATATGGAAGAGGCGTCAGGGGCAAGACCTTGGGAGGAAGCCCCGTCCCCCGCCAGCCACCGGCACAAGCCCCAGATCGGGCCTCACCTGCGCGCCCCCGCGGCGGGTCCAGGTTACCCGTGGGAGCGGGTTCCCGCGCCAGGCACAGCTGAAGGAGGCGTCTTCCCCCACGTCTACGGAGATGGGCTCCGGCTTTGCCTGCAGAATCGGTCCGACTGGAGGACAGAGAGAAGGGGTCACATGACCGGGGAGAGAGGAAACTTCTAACTCGGGATCAGACACTCAGAAACGACACCCTCAAGGGCCTAAGTATAGACCCCAGGTCCACAACTCGGTTCACACGCCCGGCTCCGCCCTCGCcccgccctcgccccgcccctaCTCCACTTAGGCGCTGACCCGGCACCGACAAACCCTGCCTGCGTCCTATTCTGACCCCACCTCCGCCCACAGCCCGTCCAGGCCACGCCCCACTCTAGCCCCTGGCCCATTTGAGCTCCCCGTTTTGGCCACACCCACGGCCCCGCCACGGCTCACACTGCACGTCCAGCGCTGTGCTGCGGTTGGCGCTACCCACGGCGTTGCTGACCTCGCAGGACACCGGCGCAGTCAGGAACGAGGCGTCCGCCACGACCTCCAACATTGGCCCGCGGGCCCCGAGCACCGGGGAGCCGCCCTTTGCCCACCTGTGGAGGAGGTGGGGCTGTTAGTGTCGTCCCTGCTAGTAGGGAGTAGGCACACCTACTccgtcccagccccagccctccccAAGCCCGTGCTCCCGGCTGGGGAGAGGTGATCTTTGTTCTCACCTATAGCCTGTGACAGCAGGTTGGGCCGTGGCCTGGCATAGGAAAGTgaccttctctccctcctgcacAGTCTGTGGTTCTGCAGACAGAGTCACCACTGGGGGGTCTGTGGAGGTGGGTCAGCGGTCAGCAGTGGGAGAGGACCTGGAACACCTTCACTGATGACCTAGAAGTCCAATTCCCAGCCCCTCCACCCCAAAAGTCTGGGTCTCCAGTCCCCTCTTCCCGTTGAGCTAGGAGTCCAGGCCTCCACCTCCCAAATCCCCCAGGGACCGCAGGTCCCCAGCCCTCCCTTCCTCATACCCTGGAGTCCAGGCTCCAACCTCCTCTTTCCCCAAGGACTTCAGGCTTAGGGCCCAGTGTCCACTGCACTCACACTGCAGGCTCAGCGTGATAGCCGTGTCCTTCCCCGTGGGCAGGGCCTGGCTGCGGGCCCGGCAGACCAAGGTGGCTCCATCATCATGATTGGACGGAGTCAAGGATAAGATGCTCTCCACTGACCCAGTGGTCCCTTCCTTCAGCAGGGTCTGGAGGTTATCAATAATAATGATTTCATCTACCCCTTATATAGTGCTTACTATGCAgcaggcactcttctaggcatTTATAAGGATTACTTTATTTAATACTCTCAATTACCCTGTGAGGTGCGTACTACTATTATCCCCACtgtacagataaggaagctgagggACAGAGAAGTTATTTACTCAAGATCAATCAACTAGCGAGTAgttgagccaggatttgaacccaagtagtCTGACCCTAGAGTCCTCACCCTAATCACATACCAAGAGTCCCAACCCTTGAACCCCTGTCCTCCCATGCCCTTTTCTCCTCTGGATGAGCCTGTTGTGAGTGGACTCCCAAATTTCCCTGAATGGGCAAGGGCTGTCACAGGGACTTGGACCTGACCTGGTGGAAGGTGGTCCTATCCAGCTGGATCCCATCTCGGAACCACAGCAGCTCAGGGGTGGGGCGGGCATCCCCACGGCTTCGACAAGTCAGATTCACAGGAACGCCAGCAATCAGAGACACCGAGGGGCCGCCCAGCACCTGGGGGGCTTCTGGGGGCACTATGGGTGGATCTGGGGTCAGAGCTGGATCCTAGGCCCAGAGACTCTGATCTTCCCAGCTCTAACCGACCGCTTTCTGCGTTCCCTGGACTCTGATACTCCCAGCCAGCACCCACTGTCCCCCTGGGCTCCCCGGAGATGAGTGGGCCAGGTCCTCACCCAGCACGTGCAGTCGGGCTGGTCGAGAGCGGAGGCCTGCTTGTGTAGCCTGACATTCATATGATGCTTGATCCTCTAGCTCCACGGGCTTAATGTGGAGGTCGTGCTGGCCATTGGCCTCATTCCCTGATATCCAGTACCGGGACCATCCTGGAGTCAGGGAAGAGGGAATCACACCACGGTTCTGAGCTCCTGGCCCCAGGCCTCCATCCCCAGATGTCCCACCCCAGAAAGACATTGCCAAAAGTATCTGCTGGGCCAGAAAGACACTAACTCTCTCCCAATCCAGAGTCACTGCAAACTTGGGGAGGATAAGTtcagaaaaaagcaagaaaacaatTGCCATAAAAGTCAGATTAGATGCTACCTCTGGAGTGAGGAGGGAGTGGGCTATGGTAGGGGAAAGGAATAAGGCGGGCTGGCAGTGGACCTGGGTAGTGGTTACACGGGTGTCTATAATTATTTGGCAAATCTTCCATTTATGTTTTATgcgctttttctgcatttatttatttaccaataaaaatgaaaatccccAAACCCTGTGGGACAACCTCAGAAGAAGAAGCTAAAAATTCAGGACTCCCAAATGTTTACCTGAGCCCATTAATTTCCCAAACTTGAAAACGTCAAAATAGAAACTTCAGTTACAGCCCAAGCCCAGCACCCTCCCGCTGGAGCCAGCCCCTCCCTGAGTCGAGAACAGCCTCACCTGGCAGGTCCCTTTCGCCCCCTAGAGCCAGCCCATCCTTAGTCCACTGAACCAGCCCCCAGTATGCGCCCAGGGCACAGGGCAGCCGGGCCTCGTCCCCCAGCAGTACCACCAGGTCGTTCGGCTGTTGCAGGAAGTGGGGTGACCCGCCTAGGAGAATGGGGGGCAGCACAGCTGAGCTTAGCACATTCACGAGATCCCTCATTCAGGACCCGGGAGTCTGGTCCCCAGCCCCCTCTTCCCTCAGACCCGGAAGCCCAGGCTCCCAGAGTTCTCCTCCCTCAGCGCCATGCACCCCAGTAGAGCGGCAGCTGGAAACAATCCTCCCCCATATTTACtcgccccccacccccggccccgtgCGGTACCTGCACGCCCTctgaggcagaaaaagaggaggagggcgGGAACCAGCATCCTGAGTATATGGCCCCCAAGATGCAGCGGACTTTTTGCACTGGCTTCCCTGCCAACTCCTTCCTTGGCAGCACACCTCCCACCTCTCGGCCTTGAGCCCCCTTCGCGCCCGACTCTTCGCCCCAGGCTAGAGGCACCCCGTCTGTGGCCTGAAGTTTCCGAAGTCAGCTCCGCCGCAGGCTCTGAGGCGCTGAAGCGCCGGCCAGTCCCGCGCGCCGGGTCTGGGAGAGACCCCGGGAGGGCCGGGTCCCGctcgccccgccccggcccgccccgcccccgggagACCCGCCGTCTTCCCATTGAGAAGCTCCCGCGGCCGCGGCGCGGATGAATGGGGGCATGCAGGGCGGGGTGCCCCCGGCGTGCCGGCGCCCCAGCCCAACTGGGGTCTGGGAGCCGGAACACCTGGGTCGAAGGAGGGGGTCCCGGCTGGGTTGGACACCTGCATCCTGCCGGGGTTGggggggccaggggtgaggaggagggagggcagggagtggAAGAAACTTGCTCAGCCCCGGGCCTGGAGGGACAGCGCTGAGTGGAAACGGAGCTATAAATGGGAGCTCCTGGGGCCTCGCTAGTTTCCGCGCGCTGGAGAGGCGGAGCCTGGGGCTCCCCTGGGCCTGCGGGTCAGGAAGAGGGCACCAGGGGGCTTGGGGGGCAGCTGGGACCCCCGAGAAGAGGGGGCGTTCAGCTCTCCCCGCCCCCAAACCCCTCCTCAAAATATCCCTCTGCCTGCCTTGTTACCGCTGCAAACTAAAGCACGTCCTAGGATCCAGgaatccaggcccccagcccctcctttcGCAAGACCCTGCAGTCCGGGCTCAGCCCCTCGCCCCACTCGGCCGCGGTTGCCCGGCGACGGCTGGGCGGCGCGGTGCCGGGCTGGGGGCAGGCGCGGAGGCTGGGAACCGCGCAGCTTGTCCTGACGGCTGCTGCCGCCCAGCTGGGGCGTTCCCACGCTGCAGGCCTGCCGGTGCGCTGCgcagctggccaggcaggtgGGCGGGACCCCGAGCCCACTGAGCGGGAACTGGGGGCCTGGGACTCTGGGTCTGACCTTCCTGAGCCTGTAGGGACTGGGGGTGCACACTCAGGGTCTCCGTCATTCCTGAGCTCAGATTCTTGCGTCCCTAAATGGCAGGGGCTTGGACTCCCAGGATTCTAGACTGGGGTTTAGACCTCTCTTGACTGAGAAGCTAATGGCCTGAATTCCGAGTTTCTGACGAGCCGGGGACTCCACTAGGTCCCCTGCCTGTAGCAGGGTGCAATTGGGAGAGGAAGACAGGAGGTCAGAAAATCTGGTCTTAAGTCTTAGAGTTGGGTGGATTtaaccaccagtctctctcccacccccacacagGCCCGGGAGGATTTGAAAATCAGCAGACAGTGAACATCTGCCCTAAGTCCTGTGTGTATGGGGGGTAGGGTTGGAGGCCTGAACTCCTGGGTCTTCAGGGAGAAGGGGCTGCAGGCCTGGACTCCTGAGTCTGCTAGGGATGGGTCCTGGGGGCCCAGACTTCTAGGATTGTGGTCCTGAACTCCTGCTTTCTGTTTTGGGGATTCAGTGCCTGGATTTTGAAATAGGATGATGAGCTTGGGGCCAGGActcctgaatcttggggaggaagTCAGGTAGTTAGGCTGTTTTTCCAGACACCTGACATCGCTTCCCCTTCCTGGCTCTCTGGAGCCACAGACATGGAGCCTGAAGTCCCAGGAGCATCCAGAGGATGAAAACAGCCAAGGTAGAGGGTGGAAGGTTTGTGCTAATTAAAGATCCCAGCAGCTGACAGCTCTACGCCCTGGCCTCGGGGGACACCATCTGGTGAGGGCCCCTACGACAGAACCTCCAGCTCTGCATCCAGCCCATTCCCCAGGAGGTGTGGGGGCAGTGGGAGAgggaatgtgggaggaggggaaggagtcaataatgggaggggaggagaaagactAAAGGGAGCATCAAGGATGGAGCTGTGGGGGCTCAGGCCAGATGCCTCATCTTGTTCCTGGAGGAGGACCAGATGGGGGGttgaggggggagagagagagaaagcgagCAGTTCCAATTCCTGCAGGAGATAAGCAGGCAGAAGAAGCTTATCCCCTGTGAGCGCGTATGTGCACACTGGGGTGGGGAAGGCAGGCCAACCAGCATATGGTTATCAAATTCAAAGACGTGACCATCAGAAGAGATGgagtaacaaacaaaagaaagaggcACAGTCAAAGGTTGACTGAGAACAACTATTGAACTTctggtgtgtgtgagagagagagtatgGAGTGGGGGGGAGAGATAAAGATgagaacagagacagaaagacggaaaaacagacacatagaggcAGATATAGAGACAGTGAAATGGTTAGAAGTTGGTGGAGATGAAAACAcctagtggagagagagagagggagagaaagacactgagacagagaggagagtctCAAAGAGACGGAGAAAGATAGAAAGATAAATCGAGATGggtagagggaggaagagagacagagacacagaagaggaaagaagagacaggagagatggagggaagCTACAAGAAACGAACTCACCAGTTCTTGCCAAAGGGCTCCCACACTGGGCTCATCTCTATACCCAGAACTAGTGCTGGGGGTCTGGACCCTGCCTTTCACTCTGCCCCACTCTGACTGCCCTGCACCTGGCACACTTACTCCTTAGACACtcttacacactcacacactctgcACACCCTTTCACGGATCACAATTCACTCTCACCCTCCCCATGctcacacacacgctcacacactcacatgcactttacacacacgtgcatacaggTATCTGCACTCTCCcagtctctcacacacactcttgCACACTCCCCAGCAGAGATCTCTGATGTCTCTAAGGGGCTGATGTCTACTCAGGGAAGGAAGGGACTTGCCAAGTCCATGTACCAGGGCAGGGAAGAGCCGGGGAGTCCTCCCCCATGCTGGGCCCAGCTCTCTGTCCCCCATGCTGAGCTGGGACCGCCTGGGTCTGACTGCTCCCCCTTGTCCCTGGCCCCGGCCAGGCCCTTGGGGTCGTGGGGGCTAGGGAGGCACCGAGGAATGTGCCTGGCATGTGCTGACAGTGGATTTCATGTTCCAGCTGGGCCGGGAGGAGCCTGCTGGGCAGATGCCTGGAGCTGGGGACTCGGGAGGGCGCCTGGGGGAGGGAGCAGTGAGAGATCAAGCCTGGTCCCAGAACAGGGCCCGACTCAGCCACTGACCATGTCGGCCTCGTCGCTCTCCTGGGCTCTGGGGTCTGCCCGACTCTGAGCAGCGGGTCCTCCCTGAGGGGCTGTGATGGTGAGAGgagagcaggggtgggggtggcaggagagaggaaagagaaacagagactgacaaggagggagacagacacagagggagagagagggagagtgccttagacagggagagagagagagagagagaaagacagggcGGGAGGTGGGAGAGTGGAGGGTACTtagggcagggagagagagatagacagacagacagagggagagagggagagaaggagagagactcAGGGGAagacaaaaacagagagagagaagagacagacggaaaaagagagagcaagagaaaagcgagagacagagacagagagagagggacccagagacagacagaggcagACGCAGGAGGCAGGCAGTGGGCACTGTGGGGCCACAGGAAGAGGACCTGGGATGGCCCTGAGGATCCCCATCAGCGCTCCCCTGCTCCTCGTGGGGCTGCTGGCCACAGGTGAGTGGGATCCTGGCCTGTGACCGAGCGCCAAGTGGCCCTCATTTCCCACCTACGTTCTCCAGACAGACCCTCTGCCCTCTCttgctgaccccactgtgtccCCAGGCCTGGCGCAGTTGCCAATCCCTGCCTCCACCCCCCGAGGCTTCTGGGTTCTGCCTGAAAACACGACGGTGGTGGAGGGGGCCGCTGCGGAGCTGCGGTGTG
This genomic window from Diceros bicornis minor isolate mBicDic1 chromosome 34, mDicBic1.mat.cur, whole genome shotgun sequence contains:
- the KIRREL2 gene encoding kin of IRRE-like protein 2, with the protein product MSPVWEPFGKNWLRKVRPRVPGPQFPLSGLGVPPTCLASCAAHRQACSVGTPQLGGSSRQDKLRGSQPPRLPPARHRAAQPSPGNRGRVFRLPDPSWAGAPARRGHPALHAPIHPRRGRGSFSMGRRRVSRGRGGPGRGERDPALPGSLPDPARGTGRRFSASEPAAELTSETSGHRRGASSLGRRVGREGGSRPRGGRCAAKEGVGREASAKSPLHLGGHILRMLVPALLLFFCLRGRAGGSPHFLQQPNDLVVLLGDEARLPCALGAYWGLVQWTKDGLALGGERDLPGWSRYWISGNEANGQHDLHIKPVELEDQASYECQATQAGLRSRPARLHVLVPPEAPQVLGGPSVSLIAGVPVNLTCRSRGDARPTPELLWFRDGIQLDRTTFHQTLLKEGTTGSVESILSLTPSNHDDGATLVCRARSQALPTGKDTAITLSLQYPPVVTLSAEPQTVQEGEKVTFLCQATAQPAVTGYRWAKGGSPVLGARGPMLEVVADASFLTAPVSCEVSNAVGSANRSTALDVQFGPILQAKPEPISVDVGEDASFSCAWRGNPLPRVTWTRRGGAQVLGFGPTLRLPSVGPEDAGDYVCRAEPGLSGLGGGAAEARLTVNAPPIVTALHSAPAFLRGPARLQCLVFASPAPDAVVWSWDEGFLAAGSQGRFLVETFPAPEGSGGQGPGLISVLHISGTQESDFSRGFNCSARNRLGEGGTRVSLGRRDLLPTVQIIAGVAAAAMTLLMVITGVALCCWHYSKGQSSFSKQKNLVRIPGGSDGSSSRGAKETGSSEDRGPIVHTDHSDLVLDEEGSLGTKDPTNGYYKVRGVSPPTSADSCVTSLQLKSPEIFNLP